The Vitis vinifera cultivar Pinot Noir 40024 chromosome 3, ASM3070453v1 region ACTTAGGTCTAAATCAATGCTAGGTAAACTTGATGGATAccaataatgttaaatatatcaACTCTGCTCTTTCTCTCTATCTCTGTACAGATTATTCCACCACTATACAATCGATCATCAATCTACAGTTGAGTATATTTGGACTTAAAGGGGATGTCAATGAAATGAGAGACAtgaaacttgattttttttgttttttcttttttttgtttggtggtccaaatttgtttattctctataattgcatttttttttttttaaaatgatgttGAGAAAGATTTGTTTTTCTGAACAGGGGATATTTCGATGCATGGATTTTGTATGTTTGTTTCTCTTTTCATCATAGTTGATGGATTTAGAGAATTTCACCCATCTTGTTGTGCAACTTTGTTGCTTGAGTTTACAAACGGCAGTGTCTcacttatttctttccttttcagtGAGCTGAAGGCAACATGTCTGCCACACAGGATGGAATCCTAGGCCGACCAAAAGCCGAATGGACACCATCCCGAGATGCTTATTTGGTTGAACTTTTTATTGAGCAACACAATTGTGGAAGAACCGCGTATAATGAATTTAAAGTTGAAGTGTATAAATCAGTCACAAATGATTTTAATAGGAAGTTTGGCATGAATCTAGAAGAGAACCAGATTAAGAACCGGTACAACGTTATGAAGAAAGATTACGGTATTGTTAAAACCTTACTTAGTCATCCTGGGTTTGCCTGGGATGACATTCGACAAATGGTTGTGGCTGATGATAAAATTTGGGACAGCTATATTGCGGtatgtaataattttatatcagTTGATTTGAATGCATTGAATTAAGCTTACCTCGTACATTTATAGGTACGAAGTGATGCAAGGCCCTTTCGACGCAAAAGCTTTCCTCTGTATAAACAGATGTCCATTATTTTTGAAGGTACTCATTGTTTTATTTGTGTgatatgtttgaaaaatataaaattagtgTCATGTGTTGTATTGTCTATAGGGGAAAGACCCAGTGGCAGATACCAATTTCCAAGCGGAGTTCTTTTGGAACCTGAAGAGGAAAATAGCAACACAGAAACGGTTCGATCCTCAGAGCCCAGCAACCTACCAACACAAGTCGTTGATGGTGCCCTTGATTCTGATTCaatattccatataaatgacgtGCAACCCAAGAAACGCAAATCTACTGGTCCAGTAACTTCTAGTCGTAAGAGAAGAGCATGCGACAGGGTTGGAGATAAGTTAGAAAATGTCTTGTATGAGATGTTCTCAGCAGCCAGTTTCAAATGTTTGCAAAGGAATGcaataaaagaacaaacaatGTACCAGAAGTGCTTAGAGGAGTTGCAGGGATTAGAAGAGTTGGATGACTCAGAGTTTACAAAGGCTGTTAATGTCCTTAGAGATGATAAGAATGCAATTGCTTTCATGACAATTAAAGGACCAAGGAGGTTGACCTGGTTGAGGTCTCTATGGCAAACATAGTAAACAACCTCATTCACACCATCTTGCCCACTTCATTTCATGTCTTATCCACAAATCCAGGAAACTTCCATTCTCTTTTATACAGTCTTATTTATTTTGCCCTGGATGATATTCTGTTCTATATATGTGTACACAAAGGCATTGTTCCTTTAATCGATTAACCTTATTATTCACTTGCATTTTGTTGATGGATATGTTACCATGGTCCTTATGTTGCATATTCTAGATCCACATCTTTACATTTATGGGTGGTCAGGATGTTTTGCTCGGAATGTTTGGATGTGTTGTGATTGCAGAAATAGCTTTCACACTGTTTCGTGGAGGATACTGGCAGTTTGTGCATGTGGACGAGGACCTCTGGCAGGCATTTATGTCATGGTTGGTGAACAATGACGGGTAATACTATAGTTAGGTTTCATAGATAGCTTCTTGTATCTGCAATGTTACACTTAGATATGTTGATTAATCTCCCACCAGTACAGTCCATTACTGGGTCCCGTACCCAAGTACATTATTTGAACACTTGCATGATTTGCGGTCCGATGGTTGCTATGGAGTGCGACGTTTTGAACGACAGTTATCTGCCTTCAAAATGCATACAGAAAAACAGTATTGCCAATCATGCTCTtaaccttcatttttttttttttttttttggtgaaaacaGTTTGTCATTATGAATATTGTTAGATTTTTCTGAAGAGTTACATGGCATgtgaaaaaaaatgcatattatgTTTTGAAAACTGATCTATGTAGATTGCATAATAATCCTATTTGTTTATATTAGAGCTATTTTCTTCATCCTGTGTGTACCCCAATTGGTGAAATTTTTGAGGGGTATAGACAGTTTTTTCTCCTCTTCGTATCCAAAGCAATTGGATACTATTGTAGTCTTACCCAACTGTGTAGAACTGCAAAACTACAGAAGTGAAAggaaaaacatagaaataattgaaaataaaaagaacaatttTAAGTGGGTTCCATAGAATTCGAGTGGCCTCCATGCAAAAAGGAGACAGCGACCGATGAGCTTGTCAACAATCAATATGCTCTCTTCGCATACACAGAAACGATTCCGtaagggaataaaaaaaaaaaaagaaaggaagtaaagaaagtgaaagaaaaagtaGTTACAATTCTCAAAAACCCATCTTCAAGTTCCTCTTTATCATCATCTTGAATTCATAATCTCTCTCAATGGATCGTCCCGTCATCTTTGTTGCCACCATTCTGGCCCTCCTCTGTGTCTCAGGTATTTTCACTTGCCACCTTCAAAAACCCTTAATTCTTTGATTGACTCTCGTTTTTTCTGTCTTTAATCTTGTGCTgtgatttcttttttatcacAGAAGTTGATTCAGCAACGTTCAGACTCGTCAACAAGTGCCGCCACACAATCTGGCCGGGATTTTTGTCTGGCGCCAACACGGCGCCCCTCGCTTCCACAGGCTTTGTTCTCAAGAGTGGCAAATCCAGGACCATCTCGGTGCCCAGATCATGGTCCGGTCGGATGTGGGGTCGAACCCTTTGTGCCGAAGACGATTCCGGGAAGTTTTCTTGCGCCACCGCCGATTGTGGCTCCGGGAAGGTGGAGTGCGATGGAGGCAACGCCGAACCGCCGGCGACTTTGGCGGAGTTCACGTTGAACGGCGACCAAGGTTTGGACTTTTACGACGTGAGCTTGGTTGATGGGTACAATCTCCCCATGCTGGTGGTGGCAAGGGGTGGCCACGGCGGTGACTGCAGCGCCACCGGGTGTCTCGTCGACCTGAACGGCGCGTGCCCGAAGGAGCTGAGGGTGGTGGCTTCGGCGACGAACGGCAGCCGCGGCGCGAGTGTCGCGTGTAAAAGCGCGTGTGAGGCTTTCGGAGATCCGATGTATTGCTGCAGTCAGGCTTATTCTACGCCCGACACATGTCAACCATCAGTGTACTCTCAGTTCTTTAAACATGCTTGCCCACGCTCCTATAGCTACGCGTATGATGATAAGACGAGCACCTTCACTTGTGCCTCTGCAGATTACATTATCATCTTTTGTCCATCCCCTTTCACCAGGTAAAATTACAATCAAACCttataatatatttgttttattatcacTTTTCAATAGTTTCACTCATCTGTGTTGGAGGGTGGCTTGGTAAATTCGCTAGatacttaatatatatatatatatataaatctatGCACATGAAAACAACTGAAATTTCGGTAGGATTCATGAATACAGCTAATAATCTATCATGTTACCGTGCTGGAAGGATGAATATTGAAAAAGTAACGCCGAATTACTTATACAAAAGCAATAATTTCGATCTTTTTGTTAAAAAGAACCACACATGTGGGTCAATAGAATAGGGCATTGAGCCTTGGGCTGGACTGGGCTCGGAAGAAGGCCTAGTCATGGGCTGTGGCTCAAGGAATTCAGCGAGGATTCAGTGATGCATGACATAGCTAGTTTCTCAGAAATGGACTCAAAACAACTTATACCAAACTAAATGGATATTCCTAGTTTTTTTACTCTTAAATTTGAACTCATGGCATCATATAGGTGTTAAATGTGATCACATTGGACTACATTGATCATATGGGTTTTCAATGAGATTTTAGTCTATCATTGGTGAAATAGCTAATAAGAACTTAGATTATCTGTAAATGTGTCAATTTGGGAAAATTGTGCAGCCAAAAAGTGTTGGCGTTGCGGAGAGAAGCAGCAGAGCTGCCACTAGTGAACAAAACCATGATGTACATAGGAAGAAAATATGCGAGTGGCACTTCATCCCCAGGTCGGGTTCAAGAGCAAATCATAGCTCATGGTGCCTCCATTGTGGTGTCGCTATTGCTCCTCTTGCTATTTTTGTAACAGTTTCAGAAATTGCCACGGAAACTCTAGCTGAAAGGTGGGTGTCATCTTCTGGACGACCCCATTGTTGTACCAGTCCTCATTGGGCTGGCAAAGGATGTTGCAGCTAAAATGCAAGGAAATATGCTGGCCACATAATATTGGTAATGCCACGAGCCTCTTGTACATACCTTCCTGTAATGTTTTAATGTTTTTtggcttctttttctttgttgtatACACGAGTTTTCAATGATTAATCAGCTATTTAACCCTCATTTAATGTGTAGAAGATGATATGGGTCCTAGGAGAAGTGGGAAGACAGTAGCGTCATTTGATCCTCAGAAGGAGTTTGTTTCTTGTTATATTTGCACACTACAGGAATTGATGCAAATTCAGTTGCTAGTGTCTGTCTCCAGATAGGGTTTTGGGCCTTGGCTTTGAGGGGATTTGATTTGGATTACAGATTCCAAATGGCCGCTTCTAAGTGAAGATGGCTTGGATCAATTATTAAGCCCATTTTAACCTTCTTATTGCAAGGTTTGAAATCAGATCTGTTTGAGTCTGAGATTCTTCTGAGACGCTGTCACTCAAGATTTCGTTTGCTTGTTTAAATGATGTGATATCTAATACCATCAAAGGGAGGAATTGTTAAAGATGCCTAGGATAAGGGCAACACTGTGGCGACACTTAAGGACGACTCTCAATCAAATCAGTTCCTGATGTCTTAAAAAGCATGGTTTTAAACACCTAGCCAGTCCGACCAGTTCAACCACTAGTCGGTTACGGTTTTGGTCTGACTAATTAAACCGGCCAAGGGTTGAACTGGAATCATGTCGGTTGAACCGACAGTCAGATTAGTGAACTAGGCAAATTGATCGGTTCCCTCAGTATCGGACGGTTTAACGACAACGTTTTCTAAGGGAACCAGTTCACTCTTTGAGGAGTCCATCTACTCCATTTGTCATCAAACCCAATAAGCTTTTAATCTTACAAGTTAATGATTCTTGTATGTTTTTTATATCTCATAATCCCTAcatattttttatctattttggATGTAGTTAgttgtaagaaaaaaattttgCAAGTTGGAGAGCTTGAGTTGGGACCTTCAAGtgtaaaaattgaagtttaaCTATTAAGTTATGAAGTTTCTTCGTTGTATTATATGtgcaaataaaatatataacaaattttttttttttttaaatttttattgtataaaagTGTAAACcactttcacatttatttttataataattatataatgtaattaaaaaatgatataaattaattagtataataatttcaaaataataaaatacaaaagacatgtaaataaaattaaatattatattttttattttaaatataaagatatatttaaatattataaatgttctatttaacaaaaatgaaatattattaaaaaatttaattatatataattttaatttcttataattatttaaaattttatataatatataaattattatttatgacaTCACTCGTTCAATCATGATTCAACCATCGGTCCAATCAATGAATCGTGAACTGTGAACcgtaaatcaataatttttcgaTTCAATTATCGATCTGGTTctgaaaatattgatatttaaaaaattaatctatCTCATTAAAGTATTGATTGATTTAAAGCCCAAATCAAGAATCTTGAAACAAAGTTTTTTCTCTTCGAAGTCATAGAATTTGAACTAAGCCCATTGCAGAAACCTAGAACTATTAGATagccaaaaatactaaaaggcTGTTTCAAGAAGAGCCATGCCAAGGGCTACCACAAGTCTTTTCTTAGAGAGTTGCAAACAGTTGCTGCAAGTGAGAAATGAATTTCCATTTCCACAAAGAAACACCAAAATGAAGACAAAATTCAAACTTGGGAAGGACTCTTAACACAGTGCTATTTTACCTTTCCTTCAACATAATCATTTGTCATCATGGTTAAGGGAAAAAGATCTCAATAAAGGGAGGGGAATGTAAGTTCTAAGTTTCTATGCTTGATTTAAAAGAATATAGTAACCGTTGAacacaaataattttaacttgtGATTGATGATGATGTTGTTAATTGCGATATTACTCTTTAAGGTTAACTTTACATCGgtccatcattattaattatttaaatttcgaAATAAAATTAGTAGTTTAACATAATATCAAACCTTTGTTCTATTAAACGGGAAACTTATaccatgttatttttataaaatttcccATTCTAGGGCTACAAAATTCTATTAATTTCatgttgaaaaaataaattgcaGGCCCCCCAATTCAAATGTAAATTGCAGATGAACAACATGAATAATTAGGAGCAATAAAGTATAAAAAGGCAGATGCATTCAATGGGAATAGCAGGAACCTTTGGAGAAAAACAAGGGGGTTGTTTTCACTCTCTTCAACATGATGCAGAATTGCAGGTTTCTTTTTGAAGAACAAGGATTGAAGAGGagacaagaaagagaaatgaaaatggCTTTGTCCCAAAaagtaaaatggtagaatcttatCCCCTCGATCGCTTTATACTAGAAATAAACACCTCCTATCTTGTTGttcataaaattgatttaaaactcatttgttagtgattctaagaagcacttctaatatttttaatacttgaaaatttttatcattcaaatattagaaatattagaaacacttttcaaaatcactttcaaactcacttttaatataatttgaggtaaaaaaataatcatcttacattagttttgAGTATCATGTTCCGTAatctaaggctatgtttggttcccggaaagtacaaaggaaagaaaaaaaatgttaaggaaaatgattttctcatgtttagttgtcctatgaaaaatatcaaagaaaatcaaatataattaaaactaattaaaaacttatgtatttttaaattatttaatctttatattgatgagttaaaataaataaaatgagtttgaagtaacaaaaaaaataatttatcaacttttaatctatttttttattttccttcattttttctttccttctacttttcatttgtattttctttccctcacattttccctcaaattttccgggaaccaaacatagcctaagtgtttttaagagaatcaaACCCAATTGAAATGCAAAAatcccaaaagaagaaaaatgggcATCTCACTTTAAATCTCAACTGCAATTTGATCATATCATAATACTAATAATGATGCATACTTGACCCAAAAGCATTGGCTTACAATCTTTGTTAGGTATCATTTTCCTTGAAAAGTAGGCTTTGGCCTCAAACAAGGAAATGGGGTTCACTTTTGCATTAAATATACAAAATGAAAACCATACACTACTTACttttccctttcaaattttCTGTTTCCTTTTCAAGTAGCTAACAAAATCATTCACCTACTTAAAAGGAGTTGAATGATCCTTGCAATTCCACTCATGTCTCATGTGGGTGTGGTGTGGACCTCCTTCACGTACATCCcaagattaaaaaattgaaaagaccTTGAATTAGTTATGCAATCGAGAATTGTATttatttggagtttttttttaaaaaaaaaattgtttgtctTCTAattttgcatatatatatatggttattTTTAGATCgagtttttgtaattttatttaaaactcgtttgatagtaattctaaTAAGCACcgttaaaaatgttaaaaacgttttttaaaattatttctaaacgCATTCTTAATCTTCATGAATGTTTTTTATtagggtttttaaaaattttatttaaactttaataatattttttattagggtttttatctattagaatttttttaaggttatttttTACTGAagttttttctattgttttttgttgagtatttttgtaatttcatttaaattttttaaatgctaAGATGAGATCATAGAATTATAAGAACTAATATTTAAGTTCAAATGaatattctaattaaaaatttaatcttgAATAGCATGattaaatattagaatatttatttttaatagtattttgATGCACATGTCTAAATAACCGTAAAAATAAATGGGTTTACCAtagatttgattttaaaataaaaataaaaatattgggtCAAGCTTGAGAGCTATTTCTTTATTTCACCCTATCacgattttatatataattaaataaaaattattttaatttaattttttatttttttccttttttaaggcatataaaataaaacaatatttttataaaacaaatgaaaaattatatgttatttatttatttataaattatatatttttaatataattaaaaattcaaacaaaatttaaaaaattaaatgggtgATAACTGATAGGTATAAGATTGGAACATGAATGAAaactaaataattattttaattaattaattaattagttaattaattccattcttttatttattattttcctaattttgaaAGTCAAAATTTGCAGCTTACCACACCATAAAAAGAAGAGATTTATAGGAATCCTATGCTGTTCCATGTGATCGCATAATTGCTGACAGCTAAACTCCTTGTAAGCCCACCTCTCCACGTGGCAAACAAACAACGGTTATATAGTGTGACTTGTCAGAATATCGATCAATGAACTGTGGTCCCACCATCCCACAGTGACGTGGATTAGAATAAGCATCGTCCCCACCCTTATAAGGGTGTGACGTGACACATAAAAGCAGCATTCCCTCCCTACCCctctaaaaaccaaaaaagatcATTGTGGGAcccttgtttttaaaatatatcgaTTTTGCCCTTTGAAGATAtgcatttataaaaattataatacttaATTTCAATCATGCATTAtaattgttaaatttttataaaaattataataattaattccaaatttcatcccattaatttaaaattttatcaaatactcattctattcattttatttattatattcacTTATTTCCCGTCTTAATCAACAtagatattttatgaaattttaagtaaattttAATGAAGTGTATTAGTTAAAATTTGTCGGgaggtaaatgaaattaaatttaaattatgaattaaaaaaataaaaataaatatttttaaatagttttttaacgtcagtagagaaagagagattttttttttgtttttaatttaaattggGATAGTGGAGAAGACTATTAATGAATAGAATGGGTTTCAATCAATAATTGTCATGATCCCAAGTTTATGAAACATCAAATTTGGTACATCTCTTCAAATTAGGCACATTGACAAGCCCGAACCGACAATCCAATGTGCCAATGGTTTAAGATTGAGATTCTCTTTGTGACAATTTTTTAAACATGAAAACACTTTATAACATGTTTGATTAAATACCGAACAAaaaattgactttaaatttaagaataataaatatcgGGGATGATATCTAAGTTATAATTAGGGTTGCAACTTAGGCGGGTTGGTCAAGTTGATGACTAACCCAAGTCGAACCCGAATTAAGAAACAATCGATTCAAACTCAACTCAACCTCTAACCCAAAACACTCAATTCAATTTCAACttaaccttattttttttaaattagaattattCAAATTAGAATCAAGTTGATCAGGTTAGATATGGATTGATGGGTTGAATTTAGGTTAGTCCAGTTAATCAAgttatataattcaaaattcatctataatattttaaaaaaactttttttttctaattatttatataaaaatttaaataataaatagaacaAGATTTTAAGataacaacaaataaataaacataaatttatatattttttattaaaaaaacatacaaaaataaataaatattcttatataggataatatgcattataaaaatattaaatcggaTTCTAATTGGAACTCAAGTTGTTTGAACCTTATCCTAGCTTAGCCCAAACTGAGTTCAGATTAAAAAACCTAACCCAAATTCAACGAAAATAATTGTCAAAGCTCATCCAAATATCAAGTTAGGTCAAACCAACCCGCCCAAGTTACACcttaatcataattatttttgttcgttacaaatcaataaaaacaaaacatttgaGATAGAAGAATGGGGAGGGGTTTTTTGGGACCTATCCCTAATGAGAGGTGTTTGGGATGATATAACGTATCCACAATGAACTcttacataaaatttattacaatatttttaatttttttttttctattcatctCAAATCTTACTATGTGAATCAATGCAAGTGCTTTGAGTTTTACTCATTCATTATGATTGTCAAGAAATATTTCCTTTTATAAAGTAATAAGTTCATCATCATGACCAACCCCTTCAAgcataaataattttccatttcataattattttttggaatcaaaGGTAAGCAAAGCATCTACTTAATAATACTCTTGACATTTCATAATTTTCCAATCTAAAGTctattattaaaacattttattttcttatatcttcatattaaaatttaacaaaaaaaaaaaaagagctagTTAATGactaaaaatgaagaattatattaataaaattaaaatatgaaaataaaaaataaaactataaaatgtcaaaatataaaaaatgttggtttttttttcaaaaatcatcattttttaaataataaaacatgaaataaaattgaattgaaaaaataaaaataaatttaaactaaaattaattaattgttaaaatataaatcaagataaaatataattagaattttatgtattttaaaattatataattaaaaaaataatatttttatttttatttttatttttatttttattgcatCATTAAGTATGAAAGAGACTACATCttcgaaaataaattttcattaacaaGACAAAAACGTCTCCTTTCTTCCAAATAGTTAACTATAAATACCAAATATTATTTCTAAGTGAGAGGCCATACAAAATACGCCTAGTGTCTAAGTCTTAACATTATTAAATCTTCCATAGCATGGGTCTTgcagtttattaatttttctccaACTCACTCATAACtgatcttcctctctctctccctctgtTCCTGTCAAGACAGCAGCTTTTCTGGGTTCATGGGGGCTAAACGCTAGTCCCCGACAGTCTTCCCCAACACCCCATTCCTCTCTTTTGCCACCTCTCACTTCCTAAACCCCTTCATTTTTACCGTCTAACTAGCTAAACCATCATGGGTCGTCTCTCTTGCTGCTCTTCCATTTTCATCTTGAACATCTCACTCATGGCCTTTTCCACTGGTATATGGAGTTTTCTCTCGTTTGTTCATCTGGGTTCTTCTCACATTGTCGGAATGTTGACTGGTTTGGGTGATTGTTGTTTCAGGTGTTTTGGGTGCTACATTCACGTTTGTGAACAGGTGCGAGTACACTGTGTGGCCGGGAATTCTCGCAAATGCCGGCAGTGCCAGGCTCGACAGCACTGGCTTCGAGCTACCAAAGGACACTTCCCGTTCGTTTCTGGCTCCGACAGGTTGGTCCGGTAGGTTCTGGGGGCGAACAGGGTGCAACTTTGACGGATCTGGGTTGGGTTCTTGCGTCACTGGCGACTGTGGGTCGGGGACCATCGAATGCAACGGCGCCGGTGCTGCCCCGCCGGCGACACTGGCGGAGTTCACTCTCGGTACCGGCGGGCAGGACTTCTACGACGTGAGCCTCGTCGATGGCTACAACCTGCCGATGATAGTGGAAGGGAGTGGTGGGTCGGGAATGTGCGCGTCGACGGGCTGCACGGTGGATCTCAACCAGGGCTGTCCGGCGGAACTGAAGGTCGGAGACGGCAGCGCGTGCAGGAGCGCGTGCGAAGCGTTTGGGAGCCCGGAGTACTGTTGCAGCGGCGCGTACAGTACGCCCGCCACCTGCCGGCCGTCGGTGTACTCGGAGATGTTCAAGTCCGCTTGCCCCAGATCCTACAGCTATGCCTATGATGATGCCACCAGTACCTTCACATGTGCCGGCGCTGATTATACGGTGACGTTTTGCCCCTCATCTCCAAGgtaaaaccctaaaagatcttttttatttttttcattttcttaaattttcttcTGACGGTCACCCATTTCCGCCTTCTGTgtatattttttccatttttctatgACTTGGGTTGTTTATTCTTTCCAAAAGTGTTTTTCAGAGAACATGGGTTTTAATGAGGTTGTTGACTAATTAATTTCTCTGCAACAATTCATTGATGCGGGTTCTTAATCTGTGGTGCAGTCAGAAATCTTCAAGAGAGTCTTCACCAACGACCACAGGTACTCCAACAGATGAGCCGGGAGTATCAGGGTCCGGAACCTATGAGCAAGGAGTATCAGGGTCCGGAACCTATGAGCCAGGGGCATCAGGGTCCGGAACAATGGGATCAATGACAATCGGCTCAGGGTCAGGCTCAGACTCTGGAGCAATGCTGGCAGATGGGTCATGGTTAGCTGGTTTAGCCATGGGAGACTCAGCCAGGGCTCACTCTCCATCATCATTCGCTGCCTCTTTAGCTCTCTCTTTCCTCCTCTTCTCCTTTGTTTACTTGTAGCCCATCGTTCTGTTAGCTTTCATGGTTTTGGGTTTTCCATGTGAATTCAATTACATATTTTGCAGCCTTAATGGGCATTGTGGGGGGTTTTGCCTTGTGTTTGGGAAAGAAGAAAGCTAACAAATTACTCCAGACTGTGAACCACCCACTTCAAGATTCCCCAGA contains the following coding sequences:
- the LOC100248720 gene encoding uncharacterized protein At2g29880 isoform X1 — its product is MSATQDGILGRPKAEWTPSRDAYLVELFIEQHNCGRTAYNEFKVEVYKSVTNDFNRKFGMNLEENQIKNRYNVMKKDYGIVKTLLSHPGFAWDDIRQMVVADDKIWDSYIAVRSDARPFRRKSFPLYKQMSIIFEGTHCFICVICLKNIKLVSCVVLSIGERPSGRYQFPSGVLLEPEEENSNTETVRSSEPSNLPTQVVDGALDSDSIFHINDVQPKKRKSTGPVTSSRKRRACDRVGDKLENVLYEMFSAASFKCLQRNAIKEQTMYQKCLEELQGLEELDDSEFTKAVNVLRDDKNAIAFMTIKGPRRLTWLRSLWQT
- the LOC100248720 gene encoding uncharacterized protein At2g29880 isoform X2; this translates as MSATQDGILGRPKAEWTPSRDAYLVELFIEQHNCGRTAYNEFKVEVYKSVTNDFNRKFGMNLEENQIKNRYNVMKKDYGIVKTLLSHPGFAWDDIRQMVVADDKIWDSYIAVRSDARPFRRKSFPLYKQMSIIFEGERPSGRYQFPSGVLLEPEEENSNTETVRSSEPSNLPTQVVDGALDSDSIFHINDVQPKKRKSTGPVTSSRKRRACDRVGDKLENVLYEMFSAASFKCLQRNAIKEQTMYQKCLEELQGLEELDDSEFTKAVNVLRDDKNAIAFMTIKGPRRLTWLRSLWQT
- the LOC100232855 gene encoding thaumatin-like protein 1b encodes the protein MDRPVIFVATILALLCVSEVDSATFRLVNKCRHTIWPGFLSGANTAPLASTGFVLKSGKSRTISVPRSWSGRMWGRTLCAEDDSGKFSCATADCGSGKVECDGGNAEPPATLAEFTLNGDQGLDFYDVSLVDGYNLPMLVVARGGHGGDCSATGCLVDLNGACPKELRVVASATNGSRGASVACKSACEAFGDPMYCCSQAYSTPDTCQPSVYSQFFKHACPRSYSYAYDDKTSTFTCASADYIIIFCPSPFTSQKVLALRREAAELPLVNKTMMYIGRKYASGTSSPGRVQEQIIAHGASIVVSLLLLLLFL
- the LOC100265907 gene encoding thaumatin-like protein 1, coding for MGRLSCCSSIFILNISLMAFSTGVLGATFTFVNRCEYTVWPGILANAGSARLDSTGFELPKDTSRSFLAPTGWSGRFWGRTGCNFDGSGLGSCVTGDCGSGTIECNGAGAAPPATLAEFTLGTGGQDFYDVSLVDGYNLPMIVEGSGGSGMCASTGCTVDLNQGCPAELKVGDGSACRSACEAFGSPEYCCSGAYSTPATCRPSVYSEMFKSACPRSYSYAYDDATSTFTCAGADYTVTFCPSSPSQKSSRESSPTTTGTPTDEPGVSGSGTYEQGVSGSGTYEPGASGSGTMGSMTIGSGSGSDSGAMLADGSWLAGLAMGDSARAHSPSSFAASLALSFLLFSFVYL